A section of the Triticum dicoccoides isolate Atlit2015 ecotype Zavitan chromosome 7A, WEW_v2.0, whole genome shotgun sequence genome encodes:
- the LOC119328016 gene encoding rosmarinate synthase-like codes for MPLERFDLQISSRELVQASDPPPGFPAVHAVSNLDLLLGPFPIYLVCIYPPPPRGLGPVLAAVRAALPAYLSRFFPFAGRVVRHPDTNVPEVACSNAGAELVVADAAGVPLATVDFARVDRSLGMIQIPFDAGLALSLQVVRFACGGLALTVATNHLLADGRAFVVLLNCLAEMVRAGGGGLSRGPVLDRSSLLAPRSPPVYGPSLDAEFARFTPATMINPLLAAAMERRLYRIDAADLVALQIAASSGDGHRTSRFVALCAHVWKLLARAVGDSDPNCRMAWIVDGRKCVEPSEGALDLYMGNVVTYTSREASVAELLRAPLQDVAAAARAAMASVMTRDRFQELVDWVEVNKTAYKDGGKWTEAVNLGLGSPALVISGLLPFAIDGDLGFGKPRLVLPWLRHGRLGSASVTVVPCPGGDGSWFVGGTRLWPRLVEVIEAGPESLLKPVTAASLGFEAPHGSRL; via the coding sequence ATGCCGCTGGAGCGCTTCGACCTGCAGATCTCGTCCCGGGAGCTGGTCCAGGCCTCCGACCCTCCCCCGGGCTTCCCGGCCGTGCACGCCGTCTCcaacctcgacctcctcctcggccccttccccatcTACCTCGTCTGCATCTACCCGCCCCCGCCGCGCGGCCTGGGCCCCGTGCTCGCCGCCGTCCGCGCGGCGCTCCCGGCCTACCTCTCCCGCTTCTTCCCCTTCGCCGGCCGCGTCGTGCGCCACCCGGACACCAACGTCCCCGAGGTCGCCTGCTCCAACGCCGGCGCCGAGCTAGTCGTCGCCGACGCTGCCGGGGTCCCTCTCGCCACCGTCGACTTCGCGCGCGTCGACCGCTCGCTGGGCATGATCCAGATCCCGTTCGACGCGGGGCTCGCGCTGTCTTTGCAGGTGGTCCGGTTCGCGTGCGGGGGGCTCGCGCTGACCGTCGCCACCAACCACCTCCTCGCCGACGGCCGCGCGTTCGTCGTGCTGCTCAATTGCCTCGCGGAGATGGTCCGCGCCGGAGGCGGGGGGCTCTCCCGCGGGCCTGTGCTCGACCGGTCCTCCCTGCTCGCCCCGCGGTCGCCGCCGGTGTACGGCCCGTCGCTGGACGCGGAGTTCGCGAGGTTCACGCCGGCGACCATGATCAATCCCCTCCTGGCCGCGGCCATGGAGCGGCGCCTCTACCGCATCGACGCGGCCGACCTCGTCGCTCTCCAGATCGCGGCGTCGTCCGGCGATGGTCACCGCACCTCGCGCTTCGTGGCGCTGTGCGCGCACGTCTGGAAGCTCCTGGCCCGTGCGGTCGGCGACTCCGACCCCAACTGCCGGATGGCGTGGATCGTGGACGGCCGCAAGTGCGTGGAGCCGTCGGAGGGCGCGCTGGACCTGTACATGGGCAACGTGGTCACCTACACGTCCCGCGAGGCGAGCGTGGCGGAGCTGCTGCGCGCGCCGCTGCAGGACGTGGCGGCCGCCGCGCGCGCGGCCATGGCGTCGGTGATGACTAGGGACAGGTTCCAGGAGCTGGTGGACTGGGTGGAGGTGAACAAGACGGCGTACAAGGACGGCGGGAAGTGGACGGAGGCGGTGAACCTCGGCCTGGGCAGCCCGGCGCTGGTGATCTCCGGCCTGCTCCCGTTCGCCATCGACGGGGACCTGGGGTTCGGGAAGCCTAGGCTGGTCCTGCCGTGGCTGCGGCACGGCCGGCTGGGGTCGGCGTCGGTGACGGTCGTGCCCTGCCCGGGCGGGGACGGGTCGTGGTTCGTCGGCGGCAcgcggctgtggccgcggctggtgGAGGTGATCGAGGCCGGCCCGGAGAGCCTGCTCAAGCCGGTGACCGCGGCGAGCCTGGGGTTCGAGGCGCCCCACGGTTCTCGTTTGTGA